A window of Mucilaginibacter robiniae genomic DNA:
AATACGCTAAAAAAGTTAAGCTGGTGCTTATACAAGTAACATGACTCAACACTTGAAATGATATAAGTAGCTATTACTAAACCAAGTAACAACCACGGATTCATCATGTATATTTTTTGTACAAAATTACTTTTCCGGATATATACCCCTAACCAAAGGTAAAATACAAAGGCAAATAAAGCAGACGTGTGGGATAGTTCAAATTGCTTGATGTAAACTGTAGCTATTGAATAGACTAACGTTATTCCGAGCAAAATCAAACCAAAGGAAACCTTATTAACTAATTTGTGAAAACAAAATAGAACACTTAAACAAATCAGATAATTAGGTAGGTACCATAAATGACTTGATAAAAAGCAGAAGTGCAGAATACCACCTACCGTTTTGAGTTGATCTTGATCATGATGCAGTAGAAAAACCCTGATGAAAACTATTGAAAAAAGAATGATAAATGCAACAGCGTAAGGCTTTAAGGTTGTTGTTAAACGCCGTATAAAATAGTTTTTAGGGCTATCATGATCTATTTTAGAACCAAGTAAAAACCCTGAAATAATGAAAAAGCATAGTACAGAAAACTTAAATATCTGGTAAAAATAAATGCAGATGTTTGCATGATCTACCTTGGGCAGTGGATCAATTTCATACGGTGAAAATACTTTGTTATGAGCCCAAACAATGCCCATCATCGACAAAAACCGTATTAAGTTGATAAATGGATATTCCTGACGTCTGCTTTCAACAGGCGTTGAAATTTTAATTGGGTTTGGTTTAAGTTTAGGTAAAGTAGTACCAGCGTATTCTAATATCATCAATGCCTTCCAAGTAATAGTTGTTTAACTATGAGCTAGCTACGTTTTTATCAGTGCATGCACCGATAGAAGTTATTGTATATAAGCATCGGCGATTATTACAGATCATCTTTATGCAAACCCAGTATACATTTTGCAACATGGAAGATTATCGATGTTAATTGTGATGTTTATATGTTACCGCAAAGTTAAAATTTCTCATTAAATTCGCAAATTTTCTCACTTTATTCACAATAAATATGTGAAGTAATTCATTTCACAACTTCACATCAAGGCCGATAGCACTTAATAGTCAGCGCTCTTTAATTTTTAAACCTTCATTTTAAGCAGCCTACATGGTTTCGTATATTTGTAGATAAATGATTGCGATAAATAACCTTACGTTCGAGATTGGTGCGCGTGCACTGTATGATGAAGCTAACTGGCACATTAAACCCGGAGAAAAAATTGGCCTTATTGGTGCTAATGGAACTGGCAAAACTACTTTGCTGAAACTGATTGTGGGGGATTATAAACCTACTTCAGGTACTATATCTAAATCAAAGGAACTGACTATTGGTTATTTAAATCAGGATTTGCTTTCTTACGCTTCCGATAAGTCTATTCTGCACGTGGCTATGGAAGCTTTTGATCGTCAAAATCAATTGCACACTGAGATTGAAACTTTACTGAAAAAGTTAGAAACTGATTACAGTGAAGATTTGCTTAACAAACTCAGTGACAAGCAACAGGAATTTGAAGCTTTAGATGGCTACAATATTGAGTACAAAGCTCACGAAATTTTAGCAGGCTTAGGCTTTAGTGATGTTGACCAGGAACGCAAACTAAGTACCTTCTCAGGTGGGTGGCGTATGCGGGTAATGCTGGCTAAAATTCTGTTACAAGCACCAGATATTCTACTGCTGGATGAGCCTACCAACCACTTGGATTTACCTTCTATTCAATGGCTGGAAGATTACCTGAAAAACTTTGAAGGCGCTATCGTTATCGTATCTCACGACCGTTGGTTTTTAGATAAAGTAATTAACCGAACTGTTGAATCCCGTAAAGGTAAATTAACTGTTTACGCCGGCAATTACACTTTCTACCTGGAAGAAAAATCTCTGCGTGAAGAAATTCAACGTGGTGAGTTTAAAAACCAGCAGGCAAAAATTAAGCAGGAAGAGCGCTTAATTGAGCGCTTCCGTGCTAAAGCATCTAAAGCTAAAATGGCGCAATCACGCATCAAGATGCTGGATAAGATGGAGCGTGTAGATGATGTGGATGATGATAACCCAAGCGTAAACTTTAACTTCAAATTTACCAAGCAATCAGGCCGCCACGTAATCAACATTGAAAATTTAGGTAAAAGCTATCCAAACCTGGAAATACTTGATCATGCTAATGCAGTCATTGAAAAAGGCGATAAAATTGCGTTGATTGGTGCTAACGGCCGTGGTAAGTCAACCTTGCTGCGCATTATTGCAGGTGCTGATAAGACTTTCACCGGCAAATCCGACACGGGTTATAACGTAACTCAAACTTTCTTCGCACAGCACCAACTGGAATCTTTGCACCTGGAAAGTGAAATACTACAAGAGTTACAAACTTTTGCCCCTAAACATACCGATACTGAACTGCGTTCCATACTAGGTTCATTCTTGTTTACCGGCGATGATGTGTTTAAAAAGATCAAGGTGCTTTCGGGTGGTGAAAAATCAAGGGTTGCTTTAGCTAAAGCCTTAACGGCTGATGCTAACTTTTTGATACTGGATGAGCCTACCAACCACTTGGACATGCAGTCAGTAAACATTCTGATCCAAGCTTTACAGCAGTATGAAGGCACTTTTATTGCCGTATCACACGACCGTTACTTCCTGGATAATATCGCTAACAAGATATGGTACATTGAAGACCATAAAATAAAAGAGTACCCTGGCACTTACGCCGAGTATGAGGAATGGCAAAATAAACGCAAGTTACAGCCGAAAACTGCAGCTCCGGCACCTCAGCCTAAAAAGGAAGAAAAGAAACCTGTTGTTCAGCAGCCTACCGAGGATAAATCCAAACAGTTGAAAAAACTAAATCAGGATTTAGGTCGGATGGAGCAGCAAATATCCGATTTAGAGAAAGAAGTAAAACAGCTGGAAACGAAATTGGCTGATGATAGCATTTACAGCAACGCTAACAAGCTCAAAGAAACCAACAGTGCTTATCAGCAAAAACAATCGGCGCTAAAACAGGTACAGCAACAATGGGAAACGCTGGCCGAGCAGATTATGGAACTGGAAGCTTAATTATTTGAATTATGTTTTTGCCGGTAAAGGTATCACAGCAATTGAAGCATTATTATACAAGCTTAAATTATTATAAGTTCTTCATCTTTACTATAACTTGTATAAGCTGCTTAATGCTGCTTTTACCGGCAGCTTTTGCACAAAGCATAACTTATACAGATAATGTTTACCGTGCAAATATCAAAAGTGTACTTTGTTATAATGCAGCTAAAGAAGGATCATTTCCAGCTATTAACCTGCGTTCTAACGATCAAATCTTGTTAAGCTTTGATGACTTGAGTGGACAAAGCCACGATTACTACTACACCGTTGAGCATTGTGATAACAGTTGGCAGCCTTCTCAGCTATCGCCGGCAGAATACTTACAAAGCTTTCTGGAAGATCGTTTGCTGGATTATCAGTACTCAAGTGGTACGGTGCAGAAATATGTACACTATGAAGTGAAGTTTCCTAACCAAAACATAGCACCTAAGCTATCCGGCAACTACTTATTAAAAGTTTATGAAGACGGCGATCAAAACAAGCCTGTATTAACCCGGCGCATTTACGTAGTTAATCCACAAGCTGGCATTAGCGCCGAGGTTGTACCATCTAACAACGTATCGCTACGTCAAACTAACCAGAAAATAAATTTTAGATTTGACTACGCGGGTATAAACGTAGCCAATCCATACAACGACATTAAAGTGCTCGTGATGCAGAATGGGCATCCCGAAGTTAGTTACCTGAATACGCAACCTACCTTTGTGCAAGGCAGCCAGTTGTTTTATAATGATATCAGCATCAACGATTTTCCAGGTGGCAATGAGTTCCGGCATTTTGATACTCGCACGCTCAAGTTAAACTCAGAACGTGTTGCGCGTATTTTCAAAGATACTGCAAATGCTGTATTGTTATTAACAGATGTAAGCCGAAACAAAAATGGGTATCTACTTGAATACGACAATGATGGAAACTACTTTATTGGTAATCAAGATGGTCGTGATGCTCGTATTGATGCTGATTATGCACGCATGTACTTTAGCTTTGCTGCCGAACAAGTTCCTGCCAATGGTTCGCTTTATGTAGTAGGTAAGTTTAATAATTACGCACTAAATGCAAGTAATCGTTTTACGTACGATGATACTCGTAATCGTTATTACTTAAACACCTTGCTTAAACAAGGCGTTTACGACTACCAATATGTTTGGGTACCTAACACTACCTCCCACCCTGATTATGTAACTTTGGAAGGCAGCTACTTTGAAACCGAAAATGATTATCAGCTTCTGGTTTATTATCGGCCAGTAGGCGCTCGCTGGGAAGAACTAATTGGTTTTAAAACTATAAACACGATTAAGCGCTAGGCTGTTGCAGCTATAATTCTTCTAATATTAAATGTGTACTTTTGCAGTTTACACCACTACTCACATGAACACAAAAAAGCCCCAGGAATCATTAGTTATCATGAATGAATTTGTAATGCCTAATGATACCAACATGATGCACAACCTGATGGGCGGCCGCTTATTATATTGGATGGATATTGCCGCAGCTATGTCGGCGCAGAAGCATAGTAACCGATTGGTAGTAACTGCTTCAGTAGATAATGTATCTTTTCAACAATCTATCAAGTTAGGAGATGCGGTAACCATTGAAGCCAAAGTAACCCGTGCTTTTAACAAATCCATGGAAGTTCGTTTAGACGTATGGACATCTAATATCCCTTCGGGTACACGTGTTAAAAGTAATGAAGCTTATTACACCTTTGTAGCTGTAGATCAGGAAGGTAAACCTGTACCGGTGCCTGAAATTACACCAGAAACGGCTGATGAACAAACCATATTTGATGCAGCTTTACGCCGCCGTCAATTACGACTTATCCTGAGCGGACGCATGCAACCTAATGATGCTACTGAACTGAAGGCTTTGTTTATGGCTGCCAAACACGAGGCTTAAGCCAACTATAAACTTAATGCTTGTTTATATGTTAGTAACAGTTATACATGAACAAGCGAATAGAGTTACTACAAGGCGATATAACCAAATTGTATGTTGATGCCATTGTTAATGCGGCTAATAGTAGTTTACTAGGCGGTGGTGGTGTGGACGGAGCCATTCATCGGGCTGGTGGTAAGCAGATACTGGAAGAATGCAGAGCCATTATAGCCCACCAGGGGCGCTGCCATACAGGTGAGGCAGTAATTACCAGCGGCGGCAGGTTACCAGCTAAATATGTTATCCATACCGTTGGGCCCGTTTGGAACGGCGGTAAAAAGAACGAGGCCGAATTATTAGCCAATTGCTACACCCATAGCTTACAATTAGCCGTTGAACACAGCGTAAAAACCATAGCTTTTCCCAATATCAGTACAGGAGTTTACCGTTACCCTAAAACAGAAGCAGCCCAAGTAGCTGTTGATGCTGTGAATGCCTTTTTACAGCAAAACACGTTTTTGGATAAAGTAACTTTTATATGCTTTGATGCAGAGAACCTAACTCTGTACGAAGAATTACTAAACAAACTTTAGAGAGCATTAAAAATCCTGGTAAAGAATAATCATACTAAATTTTCCTTACCAGGATTTATAAGAAGACATTATTAATAATGCCCTCTTATTTGTTTATGAATTTGTTCATCATACAACTTTCGCAATTGCTGGTGTGTGGCTGATGATAATGAAGCTAATTCGGAAGCAGATACATTACTATCAACCTGACTGATTTTTGAAGCGCCAGGAATTACAGTTGTTACTTCAGGGTGATCTAAAATCCAACGGATAGCCCATTGCGCCATGTGGTCATCCGGCAGCATCGTTTTAATTTCATTAGCTAACTTAATACCTTCTTTGAATTCTACACCCGAAAATGTTTCGCCGGCATTGAACTTTTCGCCATTAGCGTTAAAGTTACGATGGTCATTCTGCTCAAATTGTGTGTCTTCACTAAATTTACCGCTGAGTAGTCCGCTAGCTAAAGGTACACGCACAATTAAGGCTACTCCTTTTTCTTTCGCCTTAGCAAAAATCTCATCGGCCACATGCTGCCTGAACAAGTTAAATATAATTTGCAATGAGGCTAACCCCTCTTGCTCCAAGCAAATCAAGGCTTCTTCTGAAGTTTCTACACTGGCACCAAAGTAACGGATTAATCCTTCTTGTTGTAATTGACGAAGATTATCAAACACTTTACCGGCTTTCATCTCCTCAGTTGGGATGCAATGCAGTTGTTCTAAAAACAGCTGTTGTAAACCCAAATGCTTTAAAGAATCTTCAGCCTGCTGTTTCATGGCACCGTAAGTGAAATTTTGCGGCCAGCCATTACCCGCGTCTCCGCGCCTGCCCAATTTGGTAGCTACGTAAATTTCTTTATTAACAGATTTCAGGAACTTACCAATAACCGTCTCACTGACTCCCATTCCATATACATCGGCCGTATCAATGAAATTACCACCAGCGTCTACATAACGCTGCAGTATTTGCAAAGCTTCCTCTTCATTTACATTTCCCCAATCGGCACTGCCTAATTGCCAGGTACCTAAACCAACTTCGGCAACTGATACATCTTTGAATGATCTGTATTTCATGTTTATTTAACTGATAAATAAATGGTAAAGTTTTATGTAATTACCAGAATAGAAGACAAAACAAAAACAAGCTTTACTAACTTCCCAAAGCCACTATACGGTCAAACTCTTCTGCTTTTAATGGCATTACTGAAAGCCTACCCTGCCGAACTAAAGCAATATCTTTTAATTGTTCATCGGTTTTGATTTGCTCCAGAGTTACTGGGTTCTTTAAAGTTTCCATGGGTGCTAAATCAACAACTACCCAGTTGACATCATCGGTAGTTGGATCCTGATAAAACTCTTTCACCACTTTAGCTACACCAACTACAGCTTTTCCTTCATTACTGTGATAAAAGAGTACCAGGTCGCCTTCTTTCATGGCTTTTAAATTATTACGCGCCTGATAATTACGTACCCCATCCCAAAAGGTACGGCCATCCTCATTAAATTTTTCCCAGCTATATTTAAAAGGTTCGGACTTAACTAAAAAGTATTGCATTATTTAAAAAATTGAAAGCTTCAAAAGCATGAATGAATCATCATAAAATATTTATGATGTACCTAGCCATTTGCAAATTAGATGAAAATGGTAGAGTTTAAAAAATTAAAAAGCAGACTTGGTGTAACTTGAGTTTCTAATCTGTAAGCTTGGTATAGCTTAGCAGGACGAATAAAAAAAATAGTAAACCGGCTACCTGTTTATTATGCTTATCCTAGCGGTAACTTAATGTAAAAAGTGGAACCCTGATTCAATTTGCTTTTTAGGTTTAAGCTTCCTCCCATGGCTTCCACATGGCTTTTAACTAAAAATAAGCCTAAACCCTTGCCTTCTACTTTAGCGTCAAAACGTTTATAGGGTTTAAATAAATCATCGGCATGCTTATCCAGATCGATACCTTTGCCATTGTCGGCTACGTATATTATTGTATGCTCTTCGGTGAAGTAATAATCAATTTTAACGTGAGGCTTTTGATATGACCTGTATTTTATAGCATTGCTAATCAGGTTATATAATATGCTGTACATATAAGCTCTGTTCGTATGAACCACCAAAGGTTTAGGAGGCAGCATAATATCAGCATCTGTGTGCACAATTATAGGCTGC
This region includes:
- a CDS encoding aldo/keto reductase, translated to MKYRSFKDVSVAEVGLGTWQLGSADWGNVNEEEALQILQRYVDAGGNFIDTADVYGMGVSETVIGKFLKSVNKEIYVATKLGRRGDAGNGWPQNFTYGAMKQQAEDSLKHLGLQQLFLEQLHCIPTEEMKAGKVFDNLRQLQQEGLIRYFGASVETSEEALICLEQEGLASLQIIFNLFRQHVADEIFAKAKEKGVALIVRVPLASGLLSGKFSEDTQFEQNDHRNFNANGEKFNAGETFSGVEFKEGIKLANEIKTMLPDDHMAQWAIRWILDHPEVTTVIPGASKISQVDSNVSASELASLSSATHQQLRKLYDEQIHKQIRGHY
- a CDS encoding acyl-CoA thioesterase, with the protein product MNTKKPQESLVIMNEFVMPNDTNMMHNLMGGRLLYWMDIAAAMSAQKHSNRLVVTASVDNVSFQQSIKLGDAVTIEAKVTRAFNKSMEVRLDVWTSNIPSGTRVKSNEAYYTFVAVDQEGKPVPVPEITPETADEQTIFDAALRRRQLRLILSGRMQPNDATELKALFMAAKHEA
- a CDS encoding ABC-F family ATP-binding cassette domain-containing protein, giving the protein MIAINNLTFEIGARALYDEANWHIKPGEKIGLIGANGTGKTTLLKLIVGDYKPTSGTISKSKELTIGYLNQDLLSYASDKSILHVAMEAFDRQNQLHTEIETLLKKLETDYSEDLLNKLSDKQQEFEALDGYNIEYKAHEILAGLGFSDVDQERKLSTFSGGWRMRVMLAKILLQAPDILLLDEPTNHLDLPSIQWLEDYLKNFEGAIVIVSHDRWFLDKVINRTVESRKGKLTVYAGNYTFYLEEKSLREEIQRGEFKNQQAKIKQEERLIERFRAKASKAKMAQSRIKMLDKMERVDDVDDDNPSVNFNFKFTKQSGRHVINIENLGKSYPNLEILDHANAVIEKGDKIALIGANGRGKSTLLRIIAGADKTFTGKSDTGYNVTQTFFAQHQLESLHLESEILQELQTFAPKHTDTELRSILGSFLFTGDDVFKKIKVLSGGEKSRVALAKALTADANFLILDEPTNHLDMQSVNILIQALQQYEGTFIAVSHDRYFLDNIANKIWYIEDHKIKEYPGTYAEYEEWQNKRKLQPKTAAPAPQPKKEEKKPVVQQPTEDKSKQLKKLNQDLGRMEQQISDLEKEVKQLETKLADDSIYSNANKLKETNSAYQQKQSALKQVQQQWETLAEQIMELEA
- a CDS encoding O-acetyl-ADP-ribose deacetylase — protein: MNKRIELLQGDITKLYVDAIVNAANSSLLGGGGVDGAIHRAGGKQILEECRAIIAHQGRCHTGEAVITSGGRLPAKYVIHTVGPVWNGGKKNEAELLANCYTHSLQLAVEHSVKTIAFPNISTGVYRYPKTEAAQVAVDAVNAFLQQNTFLDKVTFICFDAENLTLYEELLNKL
- a CDS encoding acyltransferase family protein codes for the protein MILEYAGTTLPKLKPNPIKISTPVESRRQEYPFINLIRFLSMMGIVWAHNKVFSPYEIDPLPKVDHANICIYFYQIFKFSVLCFFIISGFLLGSKIDHDSPKNYFIRRLTTTLKPYAVAFIILFSIVFIRVFLLHHDQDQLKTVGGILHFCFLSSHLWYLPNYLICLSVLFCFHKLVNKVSFGLILLGITLVYSIATVYIKQFELSHTSALFAFVFYLWLGVYIRKSNFVQKIYMMNPWLLLGLVIATYIISSVESCYLYKHQLNFFSVLRLGNQLYAICMFMFLVRVCPKAPKFGFFNPRAETYGIYLYHGTIMYYVFPKLIIWADQYLGVQIYTYKALVYVPLAIASFFVSYLTTVVFVKFLLRYNLAYLKLGN
- a CDS encoding type IX secretion system plug protein is translated as MLLLPAAFAQSITYTDNVYRANIKSVLCYNAAKEGSFPAINLRSNDQILLSFDDLSGQSHDYYYTVEHCDNSWQPSQLSPAEYLQSFLEDRLLDYQYSSGTVQKYVHYEVKFPNQNIAPKLSGNYLLKVYEDGDQNKPVLTRRIYVVNPQAGISAEVVPSNNVSLRQTNQKINFRFDYAGINVANPYNDIKVLVMQNGHPEVSYLNTQPTFVQGSQLFYNDISINDFPGGNEFRHFDTRTLKLNSERVARIFKDTANAVLLLTDVSRNKNGYLLEYDNDGNYFIGNQDGRDARIDADYARMYFSFAAEQVPANGSLYVVGKFNNYALNASNRFTYDDTRNRYYLNTLLKQGVYDYQYVWVPNTTSHPDYVTLEGSYFETENDYQLLVYYRPVGARWEELIGFKTINTIKR
- a CDS encoding EVE domain-containing protein, producing MQYFLVKSEPFKYSWEKFNEDGRTFWDGVRNYQARNNLKAMKEGDLVLFYHSNEGKAVVGVAKVVKEFYQDPTTDDVNWVVVDLAPMETLKNPVTLEQIKTDEQLKDIALVRQGRLSVMPLKAEEFDRIVALGS